The genomic interval CGACGGATAGAGGACGCCGTACTTCTTGTTCCCCATATACGCGATGCCCGGCTTCACGCCCGGATACGGCTCGTGATCGGAGACCACCGTGTTCCCCGACCAGGTGCTCCCCAGCGGGTATGAGCGCCATGCAACCCTGGTGGTACGGGTAGAATTGTAGTAGCGATACGCGACAGCGATCCCTCCCCCACCACGAAGTGTAGCGGATGGGGCCTCACTGCCGAGCGAGGTATCGGCAAAGGCCCCGAACCGCCAGGTACTGCCTACGCCGTACCGGATGACATATTGTGTTTGGACGAATGAGGTGATGAAATCGAATGCACAGAAGATGGTGTCATTCTGTGAGCTGATCGACGTCTCCATGGCTTCGAATGCACCGGCATACTTGTAGGCCCGGGCATAGTTCGAACCCTGGATGCTGTCAATGCACACCTGGCCCGCGGTATCAACATAGGAGATCCACATATAGGGACCGGGGATCCCATACGTACAGGAAAGGCCGGTGAACGCGGAAGTCACGCCGGTCGTGGTCTCACGCGCGGAAGTGGAATCGATCTGATACCAGAAGAACCGGAGTTTCTTTGTGGACGTGATCGTGCTGACGTAGTAGCGGTCCCTGAAGGCGGTGCCATCGTTCGTCGTGGTTGCGAGATCCGTGAACTTCTCCCCGCCTCCGGTCGTGACCGCGGTCGTAAGATAGCCGGGCGTCCCCGGCCACGTTACGGAGGCACCGGTCGCCGTACTGTACCGATAGACAAGGATCTGATCCTGAAGTATGCCGCGTGTGAACGCCACATACGCGTTCCCCTTCAGGATCGTGAGTGAGACCCTGTTCAACGGATAGGTCGCGTTCCAGTGCTCCTTCTCTGACCACGTCTCACCACCGTCCGTCGAGAGATTCAGGGTCCAAGAATCACCAGTAGACTTCCTGACGTGGAGAACCGCGATCAAATTTCCGTTCCCGGGATCGTAGTCGAGTCCCACCCAGACGATGGAGTCCCGCGCACCCACCCGCACATCCGTCCCGGCGATCCCCCGGATCGCCGCGGGCGCTGCTGACCGCCATGAGATCCCGACATCGACCGACGACGCGGGGAGCACGGATTCAAGCGCGGCGAGGTCCGCGATCGCACCATCATGGTCACCTGCATTCCATTTCCTTTTCACTTCCTGTACGGATGCCCGTACACCATTCCCGGCACGCTCATCAACCACCAGATCGATCACAGCATTCTGACGTTCCTCCGGCGCCAGGGCCTGGAGGTATGCACTCTGCGCACGGACGGCACACAGTGTTGTCGGCATGCCGGCATCACGGAACGAACCCGTGACCGCAGACGCCGGACGGGGAGAGGCTGTAACAGAGAGCTCCTGCGCCGTGGCACAAAGTGACACGAGTACAAGAAACAATACGATGCAATGTCTCATCCGTGAACCTTTCTGTATGTGATTGACAGGCGACCCCCCCGTGATCTGGGCGATAGGATGGCGCAAGGGAGACGGGGAGCCCTGTACAGGCAATACAGCACAGTACGGAAAAGGTTGGTGGTCACACGGGGCGGTGTGCTTCAGGTCACATCCGGACGAAGATGGTGTGCCTTGCTGCAGCGATCAGGACTTACTCGGCGTCCGGCCGCAACGGCGTTGCAGACATGGGTCCTACGACTGTCTTGAAGGGCCGGATGCGCCATGATGCCACAAGCCCGTGAGCGACATACGGGTCCCGTTGTACGAATCCATCCACGATCTCACGTGACGCGCACCGGAAGATGAGTACCGTGGTATCCATGGGGTCTTCGAGTGCGCCTCCGATCAAGAGCTCACCCCGGTCTGCGTATTCCCACGCCAGTCGGAGGTGCTCGGCCCGGAACTCGCCGCGGCGGGTGAGGTACTCCGGTGTCACACTATAGAAGAGGATGAGATCCACGATGGTTCTCCTGAAAAATGGTCCAGCCGATACCCATGAGCGCTCGATCCATCACTACGACAGCAATGCCGCATGCATCCTGTTCAGAGGATCTGGATCACCGCGTAACGGTCACGCCGTCTTCGATCCCTTGACCGGCGGTTGTCATCGTTGTGAAGACCCGTTCGCCGTAACGCACCCGTAGTGCTCTCATGTCTGTGCAGGAATGGATCGTTCTTGGTGGGGTCTCCGGTGCAGACCGCTCCTTCGGAAACGTCCGGCACGTGCCCGCCGGTGTCATCTCACTTTGTCAAAGCCGGCGCATGCTTACTCGTGAGTCTCTTGAGGTGCTCGGTGAAGTAGCGGAGATTGGGATCCTTATATCGCGTGGCCAGATCGACCGCCTTCTTCATTGCAGCTATCGCCTCTTTCTTCATGCCAGCCTTGTCGTACGCATCGGCAATGCCATCCAACGCATTGGCAGAGTGTGGGTTGCGCTGGGTGTTGCGCTTGAACAGTTCGATCGCCTCGGGAATATTCCCCTTCGCCAGTTCTTCATACCCGAGGTTGTTGACCACGTCCTCGGGCACCGGGATCGTATATCCTACACGTCCTGACACTTCACCGAAATGCTGCTCGGCATACGCAAGGCCCTTCTCCAGAAGATCGTCAGGGAACCGGTACCCTGCATACAACCGGCGCAACGCGTCGATGTGTGCGACCAACGGAATACTGGTATGGGTCTCATCCGGATATCCCCTTGCGATCCAGCGAAACCCTTGAGGGGAATTCTTCTCGACTGTTTCCTGCAACCTGTGATCGTCGGCCAGCGCCTGACCGGAATCATCTGACCATGCAAAGTAGAGAAAGGCCCTCAGACTGTCGGTCTGTTGAAATGCCTGCTCCAGGGACCGTTGAGGGAGATTGTTATCCCAATCGAGACTTGGGCTCAGTGCAATATAGGCATTGAAAAGAGAAGGCTCGGACGTCAACGCATAAAGAACGAACTGTCCACCGGCCGAATGGCCGGAAAGGATGCGGTACCGGTTCGTGCGGTAAGTACGTTCGATGGCCGGAATGAGTTCTGTCGACAGAAATTTCTTGAACTGGCTGGCACCTCCCCCACCAACCCAATGCGAGGACCAGTCCGTCTGGGTGTAGTCCCGTATCCGTACGGTGCTGGTGATCGCAACGACAATGAGCTCCGGTATTTCGCCTTTCGACGCAAGGAAATTCACAGAGCCTGCTGCATGCAGGAAGTGTGATTCACCATCAAGAACGTACAGCACCGGATACCTGCGGTCCAACGCCCATTGATAGCTTGCCGGCAGGTACACCTGAAAAGACCGGTCTTCGTTGAGTACCGAAGAATGAAGTGTGCGCTTGTGCCCTACGGCAACAGGGGCATCCCCGAAGCCTGTCGTGACGAAA from Ignavibacteriota bacterium carries:
- a CDS encoding T9SS type A sorting domain-containing protein: MPTTLCAVRAQSAYLQALAPEERQNAVIDLVVDERAGNGVRASVQEVKRKWNAGDHDGAIADLAALESVLPASSVDVGISWRSAAPAAIRGIAGTDVRVGARDSIVWVGLDYDPGNGNLIAVLHVRKSTGDSWTLNLSTDGGETWSEKEHWNATYPLNRVSLTILKGNAYVAFTRGILQDQILVYRYSTATGASVTWPGTPGYLTTAVTTGGGEKFTDLATTTNDGTAFRDRYYVSTITSTKKLRFFWYQIDSTSARETTTGVTSAFTGLSCTYGIPGPYMWISYVDTAGQVCIDSIQGSNYARAYKYAGAFEAMETSISSQNDTIFCAFDFITSFVQTQYVIRYGVGSTWRFGAFADTSLGSEAPSATLRGGGGIAVAYRYYNSTRTTRVAWRSYPLGSTWSGNTVVSDHEPYPGVKPGIAYMGNKKYGVLYPSWVSPFSRAAYFDVFDATATGVEEQLTAPVRFALEQNYPNPFNPSTTIRYSLPERSPVSVKVFDALGREVAELVRGEQVAGVHEVRFDGANLASGVYYCRMQAGNFSDTRKLLLMK
- a CDS encoding prolyl oligopeptidase family serine peptidase; the encoded protein is MPFRLQLLLALALFVTTGFGDAPVAVGHKRTLHSSVLNEDRSFQVYLPASYQWALDRRYPVLYVLDGESHFLHAAGSVNFLASKGEIPELIVVAITSTVRIRDYTQTDWSSHWVGGGGASQFKKFLSTELIPAIERTYRTNRYRILSGHSAGGQFVLYALTSEPSLFNAYIALSPSLDWDNNLPQRSLEQAFQQTDSLRAFLYFAWSDDSGQALADDHRLQETVEKNSPQGFRWIARGYPDETHTSIPLVAHIDALRRLYAGYRFPDDLLEKGLAYAEQHFGEVSGRVGYTIPVPEDVVNNLGYEELAKGNIPEAIELFKRNTQRNPHSANALDGIADAYDKAGMKKEAIAAMKKAVDLATRYKDPNLRYFTEHLKRLTSKHAPALTK